From Pseudonocardia autotrophica, one genomic window encodes:
- a CDS encoding aminotransferase, giving the protein MTTEGTAARVRLDPTTTGGIDSPIGAAQALLALHDGRRPLLDLSQAAPPYPPAPEVVERVVEVARDPAGAGYAPVPGLPPLRRAVADELSQAYAGGIDPSDVVITAGCNQAFTTVVSALAGPGDELVMPLPYYFNHDMWVRLQGVHPVYLEPDAELIPRAADAEALITPRTRAIVLVTPGNPSGVTIPPTEIVAFAELARRHDIALVLDETYRSFRDTDAPAHPLFADPQWRSTVVSLHSFSKDLAIPGYRVGAVVGAPELNREVLKVLDCIAICAPRAGQEATLTGLTRAGAWRAERVAEIARRREWLIKALAPRPGGFEVVSSGGFFAWVRHPFTDRPSADVVRELLLEHDTLVIPGTAFLPEDRRMLRVSVGRVDADAAGTLAGRLAAIGR; this is encoded by the coding sequence GTGACGACGGAAGGGACGGCGGCCCGCGTGCGACTCGACCCGACGACGACCGGTGGGATCGACTCCCCGATCGGCGCCGCGCAGGCGCTGCTCGCCCTGCACGACGGCCGGCGACCGCTGCTCGACCTGTCCCAGGCGGCGCCGCCGTACCCGCCGGCCCCGGAGGTCGTCGAGCGGGTCGTGGAGGTCGCACGGGACCCGGCAGGCGCCGGCTATGCACCGGTCCCCGGCCTGCCGCCACTGCGCCGGGCCGTCGCCGACGAGCTGAGCCAGGCCTACGCGGGCGGGATCGACCCGTCCGACGTCGTGATCACGGCAGGGTGCAACCAGGCCTTCACCACCGTCGTCTCGGCACTGGCCGGTCCGGGTGACGAGCTGGTCATGCCGCTGCCGTACTACTTCAACCACGACATGTGGGTCCGGTTGCAGGGCGTGCACCCGGTGTACCTGGAACCGGACGCGGAGCTGATCCCGCGGGCCGCCGACGCCGAGGCGCTGATCACCCCGCGCACCCGGGCGATCGTCCTGGTCACCCCCGGCAACCCGAGCGGGGTCACGATCCCGCCCACCGAGATCGTCGCGTTCGCGGAGCTGGCCCGGCGGCACGACATCGCACTCGTCCTGGACGAGACCTACCGGTCGTTCCGGGACACCGACGCGCCGGCACATCCGCTGTTCGCCGATCCGCAATGGCGCTCCACCGTGGTCAGCCTGCACTCGTTCTCGAAGGACCTGGCGATCCCCGGCTACCGGGTCGGCGCCGTCGTCGGCGCGCCGGAGCTGAACCGCGAGGTGCTCAAGGTGCTGGACTGCATCGCGATCTGCGCCCCGCGGGCCGGGCAGGAGGCGACCCTGACCGGTCTGACCCGGGCCGGTGCCTGGCGGGCCGAGCGGGTGGCCGAGATCGCCCGGCGCCGGGAGTGGCTCATCAAGGCACTCGCGCCGCGGCCGGGCGGGTTCGAGGTGGTGTCCTCCGGCGGGTTCTTCGCCTGGGTGCGCCATCCGTTCACCGACCGCCCCAGCGCCGACGTGGTGCGTGAGCTGCTGCTCGAACACGACACGCTCGTCATCCCGGGCACCGCCTTCCTGCCCGAGGACCGGCGGATGCTGCGGGTCAGCGTCGGCCGGGTGGACGCCGACGCGGCCGGGACACTCGCCGGGCGGCTCGCCGCGATCGGCCGATGA
- a CDS encoding universal stress protein, whose amino-acid sequence MSVLVAVPAGPEGAAALQAGKAEAALLGTELVVLNLSLDPIGDDVAVIERDGPDDRDPVDAVLDEIDRRGDVQRLVIGLRRRSPVSKAVLGSVSQRLLLQAPVPVLAVKAG is encoded by the coding sequence ATGAGCGTTCTGGTGGCGGTACCTGCCGGCCCCGAGGGAGCGGCCGCCCTGCAGGCGGGCAAGGCCGAGGCAGCCCTGCTCGGCACCGAGCTGGTGGTGCTGAACCTGTCCCTCGACCCGATCGGCGATGACGTTGCGGTGATCGAGCGCGACGGCCCGGACGACCGGGACCCGGTCGACGCGGTGCTCGACGAGATCGACCGGCGCGGCGACGTGCAGCGCCTGGTGATCGGGCTGCGCAGGCGCAGCCCGGTGAGCAAGGCGGTGCTCGGCAGCGTGTCGCAGCGGCTGCTCCTGCAGGCCCCGGTCCCGGTGCTCGCCGTCAAGGCCGGCTGA
- a CDS encoding sugar porter family MFS transporter, whose protein sequence is MSLHAGAGATELPPDTRGPHSRRLGLITVIATFGGLLFGYDTGVINGALEPLTRDLSLTSFTEGFVVSILIFGAAAGAFIGGALSDRYGRRHNILLLAIVFMIGTIGCVLAPNWEILSVFRFVLGLAVGGASATVPVYLAEISPAERRGALVTRNEVMIISGQFAAFVVNAIIYNLWGHVDAIWRVMLLIAVLPAIALFIGMLRMPESPRWLVAQGRTDDALAVLGQVRSPERAEAEMADVHRLAAEEQKSRTGGATDLSVRWIRKLILIGALLGIFQQFSGINSVMYYGTQLLGQAGFSADSAIIANTLNGLFSLLGITVGILIINRINRRTMLLAGFALTTTMHLLVGLSAYLLPDGQMKAYFILVFVVLFVFCMQGTLGPLTWLILSEIFPLKIRSMAIGISVLALWLANALVALAFPPVVESMGIASTFFIFVVLGLAALVFVYTMVPETRGRSLEELEGDFRQRYS, encoded by the coding sequence ATGTCGCTACACGCCGGTGCCGGTGCGACCGAGCTGCCGCCGGATACGAGAGGGCCGCATTCGCGCCGCCTCGGCCTGATCACCGTCATCGCCACCTTCGGTGGCCTGCTGTTCGGTTACGACACGGGAGTGATCAACGGCGCGCTGGAGCCGCTGACCCGCGATCTCTCGCTGACCTCGTTCACCGAAGGCTTCGTCGTCAGCATCCTGATCTTCGGTGCGGCCGCGGGTGCCTTCATCGGCGGCGCCCTCTCCGACCGGTACGGCCGGCGGCACAACATCCTGCTGCTGGCGATCGTGTTCATGATCGGCACGATCGGCTGTGTCCTCGCGCCGAACTGGGAGATCCTCTCGGTCTTCCGGTTCGTACTCGGCCTCGCCGTCGGTGGCGCCTCCGCGACCGTGCCGGTCTACCTGGCCGAGATCTCCCCCGCCGAGCGGCGGGGCGCGCTGGTCACCCGGAACGAAGTAATGATCATTTCCGGTCAGTTCGCCGCGTTCGTGGTCAACGCGATCATCTACAACCTGTGGGGTCACGTCGACGCGATCTGGCGGGTCATGCTCCTGATCGCGGTGCTGCCGGCGATCGCACTGTTCATCGGGATGCTCCGGATGCCGGAGAGCCCGCGCTGGCTGGTCGCACAGGGCCGGACCGACGATGCGCTCGCCGTGCTGGGCCAGGTGCGGAGCCCGGAGCGGGCCGAGGCCGAGATGGCCGACGTGCACCGGCTCGCCGCCGAGGAGCAGAAGAGCCGCACCGGTGGAGCCACCGACCTGAGCGTGCGCTGGATCCGCAAGCTGATCCTGATCGGGGCGCTGCTGGGGATCTTCCAGCAGTTCTCCGGGATCAACTCGGTCATGTACTACGGGACCCAGCTGCTCGGCCAGGCCGGCTTCTCGGCGGACTCGGCGATCATCGCCAACACCCTCAACGGACTGTTCAGCCTGCTCGGCATCACCGTCGGCATCCTGATCATCAACCGGATCAACCGCCGGACGATGCTGCTGGCCGGCTTCGCACTGACGACCACGATGCACCTCCTCGTCGGGCTGTCCGCCTACCTGCTCCCGGACGGGCAGATGAAGGCCTACTTCATCCTGGTGTTCGTCGTGCTGTTCGTGTTCTGCATGCAGGGCACGCTCGGCCCGCTGACCTGGCTGATCCTGTCCGAGATCTTCCCGCTGAAGATCCGCAGCATGGCCATCGGGATCAGCGTGCTGGCGCTGTGGCTGGCCAACGCACTGGTCGCGCTGGCGTTCCCGCCGGTCGTGGAGAGCATGGGGATCGCCTCGACGTTCTTCATCTTCGTGGTGCTGGGCCTCGCGGCCCTGGTGTTCGTCTACACGATGGTCCCGGAGACCCGCGGACGCTCCCTCGAGGAGCTCGAGGGCGACTTCCGTCAGCGCTACTCATGA
- a CDS encoding MFS transporter: MTSVAADALSPPRRWAALAVLSLAVLVLAVDNTVLYLAVPSLTADLAPTANEILWIGDVYSLALAGLLIVAGSLADRVGRKRLLLLGAAAFGAASLFAALSTSPTMLIAARLLLGVAAATLMPSTLSLIRTIFTDPAERTRAIAVWAAAASGGAAVGPLVGGALLEHFSWGAVFLINVPIMVLLIVFGAWLLPESRDPAPGPFDPVSALLSMTAIVPVVWAIKHTVSAGVDVLGLAALLAGAVMGVVFVRRQRRLTVPLIDVSLFARPAFSGAVFAGFMAVFALIGTLFFFSQYLQLVRGFSPLQAGLGELPTTLSAVAVVAVVGWLSRRLGLGRAIATSLLLVSAGLAAVAVAEGFSSYLWLALALIPLGLGVGLAQTLTTDAVVSSVPPRRAGAASAISETALELGVAMGVAVLGSVVSLVYRGWLDLPADLSAEHRAAVTDSLAAGTHPLDPGSPVLDGARAAFTVAMQTTSLIAAAVTLAAAVVAWRTIPSSSAAPVGDVGRTGAATRSD, from the coding sequence ATGACGTCCGTTGCCGCCGACGCGCTCTCGCCGCCCCGCCGGTGGGCGGCCCTGGCCGTGCTGTCGCTCGCCGTGCTGGTGCTGGCGGTCGACAACACCGTGCTCTACCTCGCCGTTCCGTCCCTCACCGCGGATCTCGCGCCGACGGCGAACGAGATCCTCTGGATCGGCGACGTCTACTCGCTGGCACTGGCTGGTCTGCTGATCGTGGCGGGCTCGCTGGCCGACCGGGTCGGCCGCAAGCGGCTGCTGCTGCTCGGGGCTGCCGCGTTCGGTGCCGCGTCGCTGTTCGCGGCGCTGTCGACCAGCCCCACGATGCTGATCGCCGCCCGGCTACTGCTCGGCGTCGCCGCGGCGACGCTGATGCCCTCGACGCTGTCGCTGATCCGCACGATCTTCACCGATCCGGCGGAGCGGACCAGGGCGATCGCGGTGTGGGCCGCCGCGGCGAGCGGTGGCGCGGCGGTCGGGCCACTGGTCGGCGGTGCGCTCCTGGAGCACTTCTCCTGGGGAGCGGTGTTCCTGATCAACGTGCCGATCATGGTGTTGCTGATCGTCTTCGGTGCCTGGCTGCTCCCGGAGTCCCGCGATCCCGCGCCGGGCCCCTTCGACCCGGTGTCGGCGTTGCTGTCGATGACCGCGATCGTGCCGGTCGTCTGGGCGATCAAGCACACGGTATCCGCGGGTGTCGACGTCCTCGGCCTCGCGGCACTGCTCGCCGGTGCCGTGATGGGCGTGGTGTTCGTCCGCCGCCAGCGCCGGCTGACGGTGCCGCTGATCGACGTGTCGCTGTTCGCGCGTCCCGCCTTCAGCGGGGCGGTGTTCGCCGGGTTCATGGCGGTCTTCGCGCTGATCGGGACGCTGTTCTTCTTCTCCCAGTACCTGCAGCTCGTCCGTGGGTTCAGCCCGTTGCAGGCGGGCCTCGGGGAACTGCCGACGACGTTGTCGGCCGTCGCCGTCGTCGCGGTCGTCGGCTGGTTGTCGCGGCGGCTCGGCCTGGGCCGGGCGATCGCGACGAGCCTGCTGCTGGTGTCCGCCGGACTGGCCGCGGTGGCCGTGGCCGAGGGATTCAGCAGCTACCTCTGGCTCGCACTCGCCCTGATACCGCTCGGTCTCGGCGTCGGGCTGGCCCAGACGCTGACCACCGACGCGGTGGTGTCCTCGGTTCCGCCCCGCCGGGCCGGTGCGGCCTCCGCGATCTCGGAGACGGCGCTGGAACTGGGCGTGGCGATGGGCGTCGCCGTCCTGGGGTCGGTGGTGTCGCTGGTGTACCGCGGCTGGCTGGACCTGCCCGCGGACCTCTCCGCCGAACACCGGGCCGCGGTCACCGACTCACTCGCCGCGGGTACACACCCGCTGGACCCCGGATCGCCGGTCCTCGACGGAGCCCGGGCCGCGTTCACCGTCGCGATGCAGACGACCTCGTTGATCGCGGCAGCAGTCACGCTGGCCGCCGCGGTCGTCGCGTGGCGGACGATCCCGTCCTCGTCGGCCGCACCGGTCGGCGACGTCGGCCGGACGGGGGCGGCGACCCGATCGGACTGA
- a CDS encoding TetR/AcrR family transcriptional regulator: protein MGRTTGRSPEDTRRLVLQAAGAAIRRHGVGATLDLIAREAGVSKGGLVYHFASKEALLVALAQGELDAFDDAVRAHLEGADGTPGRLVRAYVRASLAPVDEGEALARFTLIAQLLAVPAVLDLARADDRRWQAALSADGVPEAARTLVLAAADGIGGRPLWAADLLPPVRERLEADLLEMVDAALGSDTATAARD, encoded by the coding sequence ATGGGTCGCACGACCGGACGGTCCCCGGAGGACACCCGCAGGCTGGTGCTGCAGGCGGCCGGCGCCGCCATCCGCCGGCACGGTGTCGGCGCGACCCTCGATCTCATCGCCCGCGAGGCCGGGGTCTCCAAGGGCGGACTCGTCTACCACTTCGCGAGTAAGGAGGCGCTGCTCGTCGCACTCGCCCAGGGGGAACTCGACGCGTTCGACGACGCCGTCCGTGCGCACCTCGAGGGAGCCGACGGCACGCCGGGCCGGCTCGTGCGGGCCTACGTGCGGGCGAGTCTGGCGCCCGTCGACGAGGGTGAGGCGCTCGCCCGGTTCACGCTGATCGCGCAGCTCCTCGCGGTGCCGGCGGTACTCGACCTCGCCCGCGCCGACGACCGTCGCTGGCAGGCCGCGCTGAGTGCCGACGGGGTGCCGGAGGCCGCCCGGACCCTCGTGCTCGCCGCCGCCGACGGTATCGGCGGCCGGCCGTTGTGGGCCGCGGACCTGTTGCCGCCGGTGCGGGAGCGGCTGGAGGCCGATCTGCTGGAGATGGTCGACGCGGCCCTCGGTTCGGATACCGCGACGGCTGCTCGGGACTGA
- a CDS encoding GGDEF domain-containing protein, with translation MSRVERELDLARRDVTSSAVLVLDLDHFKRVNDEHGHLAGDEVLRAVGAAVTAEIRDRDVAGRFGGEEFLVFLGGLRGRPPSCVAAARDAAERIRRRVRALEVQVSGDSGSQPLRGLSVSIGVSWCSPGAAALPDLLARADEALYVAKRAGRNRVEVHEGEAEHRSPTSPG, from the coding sequence ATGAGCCGAGTCGAACGCGAGCTCGATCTGGCACGCCGTGATGTGACGTCGTCCGCGGTTCTGGTGCTGGATCTCGACCATTTCAAGAGGGTCAATGACGAGCACGGGCATCTCGCGGGTGACGAGGTGCTGCGCGCTGTCGGCGCCGCGGTGACCGCCGAAATCCGTGACCGCGACGTCGCCGGACGGTTCGGCGGCGAGGAGTTCCTGGTCTTCCTCGGCGGCCTGCGGGGACGTCCTCCGTCGTGCGTCGCCGCGGCACGCGACGCCGCTGAGCGGATCCGACGCCGGGTCCGGGCACTGGAGGTGCAGGTGTCCGGTGACTCGGGCTCCCAGCCGCTGCGCGGGCTGAGCGTGTCGATCGGGGTCTCCTGGTGCTCACCGGGCGCTGCGGCGTTGCCCGATCTGCTGGCCCGGGCCGACGAGGCGCTCTACGTCGCGAAGCGAGCCGGACGCAACCGGGTCGAGGTCCACGAAGGCGAGGCCGAGCACCGGAGCCCCACCTCGCCGGGATGA
- a CDS encoding transposase family protein, which produces MLVYPSSMPVSNRALHTLSDALRRHRKNLGSRWRRLPPGQQALLVLAYLNKGETYTALACGFGIGTTTVFRYVREGVDVLAAAAPSLDEALGVARRKAFVILDGTLLAIDRVGMGSGYDRAFYSGKHKRHGVNVQVLADPAGRLVWASPALPGARHDMGAAREHGLIDALSEHAIQVVADTAYQGGGPAIRVPQRRRRLDPDTGRYRPLSQAQKQVNVAHARQRGPGERANAQLKSWQVLRKIRSCPKRATALVQAVMVLIQAR; this is translated from the coding sequence GTGCTTGTCTACCCCTCGTCGATGCCCGTGTCCAACCGCGCCCTGCACACCCTCTCCGACGCACTACGCCGACACCGCAAGAACCTCGGCAGTAGGTGGCGCCGACTCCCGCCCGGGCAACAGGCCCTGCTGGTGCTCGCGTACCTGAACAAGGGCGAGACCTACACCGCTCTGGCCTGCGGCTTCGGGATCGGCACCACGACGGTGTTCCGCTACGTCCGCGAAGGCGTCGACGTCCTCGCCGCGGCGGCACCATCGCTGGACGAGGCGCTCGGCGTGGCCCGACGTAAGGCGTTCGTGATCCTCGACGGCACGCTGCTGGCGATCGACCGGGTCGGCATGGGATCGGGCTACGACCGGGCGTTCTACTCCGGGAAACACAAGCGCCACGGCGTGAACGTGCAGGTCCTCGCCGACCCGGCCGGTCGACTGGTGTGGGCATCACCCGCGCTGCCCGGTGCCCGCCACGACATGGGCGCAGCCCGCGAACACGGTCTGATCGACGCCCTGTCCGAGCACGCGATCCAGGTCGTCGCCGACACCGCCTACCAAGGCGGCGGTCCGGCGATCCGGGTCCCACAGCGTCGTCGCCGCCTCGACCCAGACACCGGCCGCTACCGACCGCTGTCGCAGGCGCAGAAGCAGGTCAACGTCGCGCACGCACGCCAGCGCGGTCCCGGAGAACGAGCCAACGCCCAGCTCAAGTCGTGGCAGGTGCTCCGCAAGATCCGCAGCTGCCCGAAGCGAGCAACCGCACTGGTCCAGGCCGTGATGGTCCTGATCCAGGCTCGCTGA
- a CDS encoding ISL3-like element ISPfr2 family transposase, whose protein sequence is MSDATPPAGFGRPDLTAFARLDGLGLSVTGQRLEPDRAVLACRVVEPDQSCRRCGSEGAARDTVIRRLAHEPLGWRPTVLEVVVRRYRCADCGHVWRQDTSAAAEPRAKLSRTGLRWALEGIVVAHLTVARVAEGLGVAWDTANNAVLAEGNRLLINDPTRFEGVKVIGVDEHVWRHTRRGDKYVTVIIDLTPVRDGAGPARLLDMVEGRSKAAFKTWLADRDDAFRDAVEVVAMDGFTGFKTAAAEEIPDAVTVMDPFHVVRLAGDALDRCRRRVQLAIHGHRGFRDDPLYKSRRTLHTGADLLTDKQSDRLRALFVDDAHVEVEATWGVYQRMIAAYRHEDRQRGRELMEKLITDLSAGVPKVLTELTTLGRTLKKRAADVLAYFERPGTSNGPTEALNGRLEHLRGSALGFRNLTNYIARSLLETGGFRPQLLHPRLG, encoded by the coding sequence GTGTCCGACGCTACCCCGCCGGCCGGCTTCGGCCGCCCTGACCTGACCGCCTTCGCTCGACTCGACGGCCTCGGTCTGAGCGTGACCGGGCAACGACTTGAACCGGATCGTGCGGTCCTCGCGTGCCGCGTGGTGGAACCAGATCAGTCTTGCCGACGGTGCGGCAGCGAAGGCGCTGCTCGTGACACCGTGATCCGGCGGTTGGCCCACGAGCCGCTGGGCTGGCGACCGACCGTGCTGGAAGTTGTAGTGCGCCGCTACCGCTGTGCCGACTGCGGACACGTGTGGCGCCAAGACACCAGCGCCGCGGCGGAGCCACGCGCGAAGCTCTCGCGCACCGGGTTGCGGTGGGCGCTGGAAGGGATCGTGGTCGCACACCTCACCGTCGCCCGTGTCGCCGAGGGACTCGGGGTCGCGTGGGACACCGCCAACAACGCGGTCCTGGCCGAAGGCAATCGGCTGCTGATCAACGACCCCACGCGGTTCGAGGGCGTGAAGGTCATTGGCGTCGATGAGCACGTCTGGCGCCACACCAGGCGTGGCGACAAGTACGTCACCGTGATCATCGACCTCACCCCGGTCCGCGATGGCGCCGGCCCAGCAAGGCTGCTGGACATGGTCGAGGGCCGGTCGAAGGCGGCGTTCAAGACCTGGCTCGCCGACCGCGACGACGCCTTCCGTGACGCGGTCGAGGTGGTCGCGATGGACGGCTTCACCGGGTTCAAGACCGCCGCTGCGGAGGAGATCCCGGACGCGGTCACGGTGATGGATCCCTTCCACGTCGTGCGCCTGGCCGGTGACGCCCTCGACAGGTGCCGGCGCCGGGTCCAACTCGCGATCCACGGGCACCGTGGGTTCAGGGACGACCCGCTCTACAAGTCGCGGCGCACGCTGCACACCGGCGCGGACCTGCTCACCGACAAGCAGAGCGACAGGCTACGCGCGCTGTTCGTTGATGACGCTCACGTCGAGGTCGAGGCGACCTGGGGTGTCTACCAGCGCATGATCGCCGCCTATCGCCACGAGGACCGGCAACGTGGCCGCGAGCTCATGGAGAAGCTGATCACCGACCTCAGCGCCGGCGTCCCCAAGGTGCTCACCGAGCTCACCACCCTGGGCCGGACCCTGAAGAAGCGAGCCGCCGACGTGCTCGCCTACTTCGAACGACCCGGCACCAGCAACGGGCCGACCGAGGCGCTCAACGGACGGCTCGAACACCTGCGCGGCTCCGCACTCGGGTTCCGCAACCTGACCAACTACATCGCCCGAAGCCTGCTCGAGACCGGCGGCTTCAGACCCCAACTCCTACACCCCCGATTGGGATGA
- a CDS encoding CGNR zinc finger domain-containing protein, with protein MCVPPGCTAEPGRPGGALSVTGTGVDAAPDGAASDRYAARILLAVHTAVGIGRIRRLNLCANDDCRWAFWDASRPGTGRWCSMQVCGGQHKAREYRRRNRTTS; from the coding sequence GTGTGCGTGCCACCCGGCTGTACCGCCGAGCCAGGCCGGCCGGGTGGCGCGCTCTCGGTCACGGGTACCGGTGTCGACGCGGCACCCGACGGTGCCGCTTCCGACCGGTACGCCGCACGGATCCTGCTCGCCGTGCACACGGCCGTCGGGATCGGGCGGATCCGCAGGCTGAATCTGTGCGCGAACGACGACTGCCGGTGGGCGTTCTGGGACGCGTCCCGGCCCGGGACGGGCCGATGGTGCTCGATGCAGGTGTGCGGCGGGCAGCACAAGGCTCGGGAGTACCGCAGGCGGAATCGGACGACATCGTGA
- a CDS encoding phytoene desaturase family protein: MVAHPGQGAEYADVVVIGAGHNGLVAANLLADAGWDVLVLEAAPEPGGAVRSAEITEAGFVNDLASAFYPLGAASPVLRELDLGAHGLRWRHAPAVLAHVTPDDRSVVLHRDVERTAARLDAFAPGDGRTWSAMAREWSRIGPDLLETVLRPFPPVRAGARLTRTLGVADGMRLARTLMQPVRAFAEERFGGDGARLLLFGNALHTDLGPDIAGSAAFGWLLSMLGQDVGFPVPEGGAGMITAALMDRLVHRGGRVSCGRGVREVLVRGGRAVGVRDEQGGPITARRAVLAAVAAPVLYRDLVGEEHLPPRFVTDLDRFSWDFSTVKLDWALSGPIPWTAGEVAGAGTVHLGADLDGMRRYTADLGAGRVPEDRFLLLGQMTTADPTRSPPGTESAWAYTHIPRGLGWTRDEVLGYARRIEDTVERNAPGFRDLIRARAVSGPADLQARDPSLVDGAIGGGTQAVHQQLFFRPVPGLGRADTPVDRLFLAGASAHPGGAVHGGPGANAARAALAADGITGGLYRGLVRRLHRRIYADGPDDGRR; encoded by the coding sequence GTGGTCGCTCATCCCGGGCAGGGTGCCGAGTACGCCGACGTCGTCGTGATCGGCGCCGGGCACAACGGGCTGGTCGCGGCGAACCTGCTCGCCGACGCGGGCTGGGACGTGCTGGTGCTGGAGGCGGCGCCCGAACCGGGCGGTGCCGTACGCAGCGCCGAGATCACCGAGGCCGGGTTCGTGAACGACCTGGCCAGTGCCTTCTATCCGCTCGGCGCGGCCTCGCCGGTGCTGCGCGAGCTCGACCTCGGCGCGCACGGCCTGCGCTGGCGGCACGCGCCCGCGGTGCTCGCCCACGTCACGCCGGACGACCGCAGCGTGGTGCTGCACCGCGATGTCGAGCGGACCGCGGCCCGGCTGGACGCGTTCGCGCCCGGCGACGGCCGGACCTGGAGCGCGATGGCCCGGGAGTGGTCGCGGATCGGGCCGGACCTGCTCGAGACCGTGCTGCGGCCGTTCCCACCCGTCCGGGCCGGGGCCCGGCTTACGCGCACGCTCGGCGTCGCCGACGGGATGCGCCTGGCCCGCACTCTGATGCAGCCCGTCCGTGCCTTCGCCGAGGAGCGGTTCGGCGGGGACGGCGCACGGTTGCTGTTGTTCGGCAACGCCCTGCACACCGATCTCGGGCCGGACATCGCGGGCAGCGCGGCGTTCGGATGGCTGCTCTCGATGCTGGGCCAGGACGTCGGGTTCCCGGTGCCCGAGGGCGGGGCGGGGATGATCACGGCCGCGCTGATGGACCGGCTCGTCCACCGTGGCGGACGGGTGAGCTGCGGGCGGGGGGTACGCGAGGTGCTGGTGCGGGGCGGCCGCGCCGTGGGCGTCCGTGACGAGCAGGGTGGGCCGATCACCGCGCGGCGGGCGGTGCTGGCCGCCGTCGCCGCCCCGGTGCTCTACCGCGACCTGGTCGGGGAGGAGCACCTGCCGCCACGGTTCGTGACCGACCTGGACCGCTTCAGCTGGGACTTCTCGACCGTCAAGCTGGACTGGGCGCTGTCGGGCCCGATTCCGTGGACGGCCGGTGAGGTCGCCGGGGCCGGCACCGTGCACCTCGGCGCGGACCTCGACGGGATGCGCCGCTACACCGCCGATCTCGGTGCCGGCCGGGTGCCGGAGGACCGGTTCCTGCTCCTCGGTCAGATGACGACCGCGGACCCCACCCGCTCCCCGCCCGGGACCGAGTCCGCATGGGCCTACACGCACATCCCGCGGGGGCTCGGCTGGACGCGGGACGAGGTGCTCGGTTACGCCCGCCGCATCGAGGACACCGTGGAGCGCAACGCACCCGGTTTCCGTGACCTGATCCGCGCCCGGGCGGTGAGCGGCCCGGCCGACCTGCAGGCCCGCGATCCCAGCCTCGTCGACGGCGCGATCGGCGGCGGCACGCAGGCCGTGCACCAGCAGCTGTTCTTCCGTCCGGTGCCGGGATTGGGCCGGGCGGACACGCCGGTCGACCGCCTGTTCCTGGCCGGGGCCTCGGCGCACCCGGGCGGGGCGGTACACGGTGGCCCCGGAGCCAACGCCGCCCGTGCCGCGCTGGCAGCCGACGGGATCACCGGCGGCCTCTACCGCGGGCTGGTGCGCCGGCTGCACCGCCGGATCTACGCCGACGGCCCCGATGACGGTCGCCGCTGA
- a CDS encoding ANTAR domain-containing protein, which translates to MSAGATAEALVSDQPGQHVDHLCLDGDVESALAGTLRPEPKPEPDLALGQALADVATIAILSEREIHRSEVVIGQLQHALQSRVIIELAEGIVANRLDVDMATAFEMLRTHSRRNNERLSTVAGQIVEGRRDLSILAPESGHGRAGA; encoded by the coding sequence ATGAGCGCCGGCGCGACCGCAGAGGCCCTCGTCTCGGATCAGCCGGGTCAGCATGTTGATCACCTGTGCCTGGATGGAGACGTCGAGAGTGCGCTGGCCGGGACGCTCAGGCCGGAGCCGAAGCCCGAGCCGGACCTGGCGCTGGGCCAGGCGCTGGCGGACGTGGCGACGATCGCGATCCTGTCCGAGCGCGAGATCCACCGCAGCGAGGTGGTCATCGGGCAGCTGCAGCACGCCCTGCAGAGCCGGGTGATCATCGAGCTGGCCGAGGGCATCGTCGCCAACCGGCTCGATGTGGACATGGCGACCGCGTTCGAGATGCTGCGCACGCACTCCCGGCGGAACAACGAGCGCCTGAGCACGGTGGCCGGTCAGATCGTCGAGGGTCGCCGCGACCTGTCCATCCTGGCGCCGGAGTCCGGGCACGGTCGCGCAGGGGCGTGA